A genomic stretch from Mya arenaria isolate MELC-2E11 chromosome 10, ASM2691426v1 includes:
- the LOC128204993 gene encoding S-antigen protein-like: MTLDERHQVKPQTTLDERHKVKPRMTSDGGTRSGPKRQWTRGTRSSPKRQWTRGTRREAQGQAQNDNGRETQGQAPNDIGRETQGQAPNDNGREAQYQAPNDNGREAQDQAPNDIGREAQCQAPNDIGREAQDQAPNDIGREAQCQAPNDNGREAQAPNDIGREAQGQAQNDNGREAQYQAPNDNGRETQGQAQNDNGREAQDQAPNDIGREAPGQATNDIGREAQDQAPNDIGREAQVQAPNDIGREAQNQALNDIEREAQNQAPYDTGREAQNQALNDIEREAQNQAPYDTGREAPGQAPNDIGREAQGQAPNDIGREAQGQAPNDNGREAPGQAPNDNGREAQGQAPNDNGRETQGQDQNDNGREAQGHALNDNGREAEGQAPNDI; encoded by the exons ATGACACTGGACGAGAGGCACCAGGTCAAGCCCCAAACGACATTGgacgagaggcacaaggtcaagCCCCGAATGACATCGGACGGAGGCACAAGGTCAGGCCCCAAACGACAATGGACGAGAGGCACCAGGTCAAGCCCCAAACGACAATGgacgagaggcacaag GcgagaggcacaaggtcaagCCCAAAACGACAAtggacgagagacacaaggtcaggCCCCAAACGACATtggacgagagacacaaggtcaggCCCCAAACGACAATGGACGAGAGGCACAATATCAGGCCCCAAACGACAATGGACGAGAGGCACAAGATCAGGCCCCAAACGACATTGGACGAGAGGCACAATGTCAGGCCCCAAACGACATTGGACGAGAGGCACAAGATCAGGCCCCAAACGACATTGGACGAGAGGCACAATGTCAGGCCCCAAACGACAATGgacgagaggcacaag CCCCAAACGACATTGgacgagaggcacaaggtcaagCACAAAACGACAATGGACGAGAGGCACAATATCAGGCCCCAAACGACAATGGAAGAGAGACACAAGGTCAAGCACAAAACGACAATGGACGAGAGGCACAAGATCAAGCCCCAAACGACATTGGACGAGAGGCACCAGGTCAGGCCACAAACGACATTGGACGAGAGGCACAAGATCAGGCCCCAAACGACATTGGCCGAGAGGCACAAGTTCAGGCCCCAAATGACATTGGACGAGAGGCACAAAATCAAGCCCTAAACGACATTGAACGAGAGGCACAAAATCAAGCCCCATATGACACTGGACGAGAGGCACAAAATCAAGCCCTAAACGACATTGAACGAGAGGCACAAAATCAAGCCCCATATGACACTGGACGAGAGGCACCAGGTCAAGCCCCAAACGACATTGgacgagaggcacaaggtcaagCCCCGAATGACATTGgacgagaggcacaaggtcaggCCCCAAACGACAATGGACGAGAGGCACCAGGTCAAGCCCCAAACGACAATGGACGAGAGGCTCAAGGTCAGGCCCCAAACGACAAtggacgagagacacaaggtcaggACCAAAACGACAATGgacgagaggcacaaggtcaCGCCCTAAACGACAATGGACGAGAGGCAGAAGGTCAGGCCCCAAACGACATTTGA